In Strigops habroptila isolate Jane chromosome 14, bStrHab1.2.pri, whole genome shotgun sequence, one genomic interval encodes:
- the PIRT gene encoding phosphoinositide-interacting protein has product MEIPPKSPDGSQKSPQSKELLTSNTASTLCISSRSESVWTSTSRSKWDIYHKPIIVMSVGAAIFLFGMVITSLTCIQSKNKKIYKMCGPAFLSLGLMLLVCGLVWIPIIRKKQKHRQKSKCLQTLRSFFFNC; this is encoded by the coding sequence ATGGAAATTCCCCCCAAAAGCCCTGATGGGAGCCAGAAGTCTCCTCAGTCCAAGGAGCTGCTGACCAGTAACACAGCCAGCACCCTCTGCATCAGCTCTCGGAGCGAGTCCGTCTGGACCAGCACATCCAGAAGCAAGTGGGACATATACCACAAGCCGATCATTGTCATGTCTGTTGGAGCAGCCATCTTCCTCTTTGGGATGGTCATCACCAGCCTGACTTGCATccaaagcaaaaacaaaaaaatctacaaaatgtGTGGCCCGGCTTTCCTGTCCCTGGGACTGATGCTCCTTGTCTGTGGCCTTGTCTGGATCCCCATTATCCggaagaagcagaagcacagaCAAAAGTCAAAGTGTCTGCAGACCCTCAGGTCCTTCTTCTTTAACTGCTGA